Within Bdellovibrionales bacterium, the genomic segment CCAACAGATGCGTCGAAGAGGTTGAAGCTTTAAACGTGTACCTTTTCTTCACTTGAGGTTTCTTAGAATCACTAAGACACGACTCTAGATTGCCGAATACAATTTCAGATTTCTTAAAAATCGAAGGTGTGATGTCAGGGAGATCAAAACCTGCAGGATATTTTGCAAATACATGTCGACCAATCTGAATATCGCCCACCGCGACAATAGAAAATGAACTGGATCCAAAGGCAAAGGGAGACATCGCCACAGTGCCGATACAAATGGAAAGGAGAACGCAGAATCGCATCCTAAAATTATAGGAGCATCCGATTAGGGAAGTCACCCCATGGCTTGGATAACAAACGAGTTTTTCCTCCTTAACTCATGGGATTGGACTCTCGTGGTCAACATTCTAGTAGGCTGGGTAAAATCAGTCTCGACCAGACAAAAGGTCTGTTCTCTCGGCCTGTCGTTTCAAATTGATACCAAATATGAAATCCCAAATTCAATCGTCCGATAGGGAAGCAGGAGACGCTATTGAAATGAAAGTCATATTTTCGATTCGTTACAAATTCTTGTTCGTCACGACTTTGTTGTTAGTACTGAGCGTAGGGGCTTACTTGGGACTGGCAGCTAAGATTCTGAAGGAGGATAAAACTGAGCTTGTGTACGATTACAATCGAAGTGCAGTTTCAAATATGGCTTCAGATATTGATACGTATTTTAAAGGTGTGGCCGATAAAATCAAGATTGTGGCGTTCTTTTTCAATGAGAAACGAGGACGGTCATCTCGCCTGATGCAAGAACTCCTGGAGAATGACGCCGAAACTGTATTTGTTGGAGGAAGCAACAGCTTCAAATCACTTGATACATCGCTTTTCATGAATAAGGTTTTCATGGAAACTTACGGTCTCAATGATGGTTTTTTTATGGAGACCCTTCATTTGCAAAAGGCCATACCATTTGATCGGATTCGAATCGATGGCGAGGCGGTTTGGAATTCAACGATACAAGATGGTCCTCCGCTCATAGGATTTGGTCGAAGTGTTGTAGAAGAAACTGATTCGGGTGTCCCAGTTCGGCAGTATGCTGTGATTAGCTATTTGCGGGCCGATAAAATAATGTCCTCTCTTGGGCGTGGAAGTCTCAATGAGGTCTTTATCACAAACGCACAGGGTGAGGTTCTTGTTCACCCTCTGATGGCGGTCATGGTCGCGGGACTGAATCCGGACGCTTTGACTCAAAAGGCACTTCAACATCCACTTAGTACCAGCGTTTTACCAGCCGAAGTGGATGGAGAAAAAATTCTTGGAGCCTTTTCAAAGGCTTTCAATAAGAAGATCGTCATTATTTCCAGGGTAAGCGAAGCAAGAGCATTCAATGTGGTTTATCGCTTGATTTATCGATCTTTGTTTTTTGCGCTGATCGTATTAACTGCTGCGTTCATCGCGGCCATTCTTTTTTCACGTTCACTGACAAGTCCCCTGGAAACCCTCATTGGCGGGATGAGAAAGGTTTCAAATGGTGATTTAGGCATACAGATCATTGTCAAAACCAGGGATGAAATATCGCTTCTTGCGGATTCGTTTAATCGCATGATTCGAGACCTAGGGCATTCAAGAAAAGAATTGGAGCACATTAACTCAGAATTGGAGAACAAAGTAAGAGACAGAACACGTCAGCTCGAAATACAAAATCAGGCTGTCAAGAAGGCCCAGGAGGCCTTGTTGCGTACGACACGTCTGGCCGCTGTTGGAGAAATTGCGGGACGGGCGGCCCATGAAGTGCTCAATCCTCTAACTGGTATCATGTCACGAATTCAGAAAATTCAAATACGGCTGCAAAACCATCAGGGGGGAGAAACTCAGCTTTTAAGCGAGATTTTGAAGAGCTGGGAAGCCGATATCTCAAACGGTGGAATGGCAAAACTAGTTGAGAGTTGGAGCACACCCTCCCAGATCATTGAGGGAGCGACTCTCTTTGAGGAGGATCTAGAAAATATCAAGACGGTCGGCAATTCATTGTCTGGGGAGGTCGGAACGACATCTGCCGACGTCGACTTCTTGCTCAAAGAGTGTCAAAGAATCAATCGAATCGTTCAGTCAATGAGATCCTTAAGCGTGGTCAAAGGAGAGTCCAAAGAACATTCGATTGAAAGTTTAGTGAGAGAGTCAATTCATATTATGGCTGATCTGGCATCTCAAATGAATTCAGAAATCAAAATGTCGGTGGGAGATCGAAAAGTCACCGTCTTGGTGGATGAAGATGAGTTCATTCAAAGTATGACGAATTTGATTGGAAATTACTTGCAAGGGATTAAAGCACGTGAGTCTGGACCGGGTGGAATTGCATTTAAGGGATTGGTTGAAATCAACATAGAAACATTAGAAAACAAAATAAAAATTCATGTGAAAGATAACGGTGTTGGAGTTGAGCCAGATCATCGGCAGAGACTATTTGAAACCCAGTTCTCAACGAAGCCCCGCGAAGAGGGGACTGGCTTGGGACTAAACATCAGTCGGAGATTCATTCGTTCATTTGGCGGCGACATCTATTTGCAGGACTCAGAATTGAAAGTGGGAACTGAGTTTGTGGTCGAATTGCCGATACATTTAAAATCTACAGAAGAAAAGGTGTCAGCATGAAAAAACTGGCCAAGAAGTGGATTGAAGGTCAAGAGGCTGATCTCGTCATTGGAGTTGCCTACGATTGGAATAAAAGAATCTTAGTTGTTGATGATGAACCAGCGATCCGAGAAACTTATAGCGATATTCTTTGTCCACCAGCAAGAAAGACATTACCTTTGCGGTCAAGTCGGTCTGCTTCAAAGCCTCCAAACGAAACGGATCCTGGATTTGAATTTGATGTGACGGTTTGCGAGTCTTTCGAAGAAGCTTTGGAGGCATTTCGGAAGGCAATGAGTGAAGGGCGCCCGTATGTCATGGGATTTTTTGATGTGATGCTAGGGTCGGCAAAAGATGGATATGATTTAGTCAAAGAGATGCATTCTCACGATTCAGATCTTTATGCTGTTTTCGTGACGGCTTACAATGATCGGTCAATTGAGTCCATCAATAGTCTTTTAGGATCCAAGATGGTTGATCGTTGGGATTACATCAATAAACCATTTTCTCAAGGCGAGATTTTACAAAAGGCACGCAACTTTGTAACGCTATGGAATTTAGAGAAAGAGAGCGAATTAAAATCTAATCAATTGGCAGAGGCTCAGGATCGTCTGCTGACCAGCGAAAGAACAGCAGCTGTGGCGGCGGTGGCGAGAGGGGTGACACATGAGTTTGGAAATATTTTGATGCAGATTATGGGAAAGGCGGATCTGGCGAGAAAGAAAAGCGAAGCAGAAATGCGGCGCGCTCTTGAAACTATTGTAGAGGCTTCTCAGCATGCGAGTGATATTTTAGAGAAGTTCAAAAATCTATCGACAACCGATGAGTCAATAGGTCGCCACGATTGGGTTTTTGTTCATAACATTTTGGAAGAGGCGCTTGATCTATTAGATCACCAATTTAAAACCACAAACATGAAGGTCTCCATTGTTAAAAAGGATGTGGTAAAAATCAAAGCTTCGGCCACGAGTTTACTTCAGGTTCTGATCAACTTATCCATAAATGCGATCCATGCGATGGGAACTTCTGGTCAAATTGACTTCTCAATCATTTTAGCGGACCCCTGGGTAGAGGTAAGAGTTCGAGATTATGGTCCAGGCATCAGAACAGACCTCATGGAAAAAGTACTTGAGCCATTTTTCACGACGAAGGGAAAAAACGGGACTGGACTCGGATTGTCAATTTGTCGTGAGATTATCGAAATTGAACATCGAGGAACTCTGACTCTTAAGAATCATCCCGTTAAGGGTTTGGAAGCGATCATTCGTTTGCCAATAAATGGCGGAGATTTGGATGAATAGTCCCGTCTGGGATCTTCCTTTATTGGTTGTTGATGACGATGCCATGGTTCGAGGGGTCGTGGTCGATTATTTAAAAGATATTGGTTTTACGAGCATTCTTGAGGCCAAGAATTCTCAACAAGGTCTCAAAATGATTCAAAACTCAAAATTTCCAATCGGCTTGGTGCTTTCGGACTGGGAAATGCCAGGAGTGAGTGGATTGGTACTTCTTAAGGCATTGAGAAAAAATCCGCATCGCAAGGGCACTCGATTTGTGATGATCACAAGTCAGCGGTCGATGGAAAAATTTAAGATCACTCAGGCCGCGCAATGGAAAGTCAACGCATACATTATCAAGCCCTTTACCTGTGCCGTATTGAGGGAAAAGATTTGGCAGGTTATGGATTGGGAAGATAGCGATGAAAGAAAAATCAGTGGCTAAAAAATTTCTCTTTTTAGCAGGTCTCCTCTTGACCGGATGGACGGGGGGCCATGCAAGAGCTCTGACATGGAATGATGAAATAACTTCTCTCACCAATATTGAAAGCCACAATATGTTTTTTAATCAGGCTCAGGGTTTGCTGAGCCCTTTTCTAAGACTAGAGGGATGGGATTCGGGATCTGGTCCTGACATGACCCCACTAGATATGGGCGACGGATCTCTGGGGGCGTTTTCGATAGCGACTCTTTCATTATTTGGAACTGTTGTTGGTTCTACGGTGACGATCAACACGGATGCGGCGGGATTTTATCCACTCCAAGTAACTTCATTTGATCTTCCGGCTGGGTATACACTGCGCGGAGTTGGATCCAATCCGCTCGATATTCGGAGTCAAACAGATATTGTTGTATCTGGGATCATTGATTGTTCCGGAGAAAGCGGAGAGGCCATCGGTTCAAATAATTTGGTGACATCGCAAGGTGGAACGGGTCATTGCGGAGGAGGGGCGGGCGGCAATGGCGGTTCGACAACAGTTGATCCAACAGATGGAAGTGCGGGGGGAGCGAGTCCCACAGGGGGGCTTGGCGCGAGCGCGGTCAACGGAGCACCTGCTGCCACAAACATTGGCGCGACGGGGGGCGGAGGCGGAGGGGCCTATCGTCAGCTTGGTACCCCTGCAGAAGACGGCTATGATTCTGCAGAGACTATCTGGGTCGGAAGTGCTGGAGTTAATTTTCGCAGTGATTCATTTGGTGAGATTGGTGGAGGCTCAGGGGGAGGCGGTGGCAGCGCTTACAATGGAAGTGATGTGGCCAATCGCTCAAATGGAGGAGGCGGAGGATCTGGTGGAGGTGTTGTCTTGCTGAGGGCAGTTCGTGACATTACCGTCTCGGGCTCCGTTTTGGCGAGAGGTGGTGATGGAGGTGGTACAACCGGGACACTTCGAGCTGGTGGTGGAGGTGGTGGAGGTGGTGGATCCATCGGGGTGTGGGCCGGAAGAAATCTGAGTTTTACGGGCGTCATTTCTGCGACAAGTGGAAATGGCGGGGCATCAGGCATTGATTCAGCTGATTTGCCAGTTGGAAATTTTCCGCGTCAAGGAGGCGGCGGAAACGGTTCTGAAGGACGAACTTGGATTACGGATAAAGATAAGTGCACGGCTGGGGATTGTCCTTCGACGGAAGTACCAACGACACTCCTAACTGATGAAGGTCGAGTTCTTTATCAGACGGGAACCTTTACAATTTTGTCAAAGGTCATTGATCTCAGAAATTCGCAGCCTATTTTTACTTCGGCGACTGTTTCAGGTCATGTCGGGACGGGAAGCACCATCGGAATTGAAATAGCCAGCGGCTCAACGGATGACTTCGATGCCACTGGTTTATGGATCAGCTCATCGTCTCTGGCAGGTCAAATAATGGGCAGATATATCCGGATTAGACTCACGATTGACAATCAGGACACGACCACTGCGACTGTTGTTGATTCGATCGCTATCAATTATGAAGGGCGCTTGCAGGAGAATTTTAATCTCACCTCCACTTGTGGTGGGATAAACGCGAATACGGGACAGTCGCCTGGCATCTTGATGTGGATTCTTTTTATGGGCTTGCCAATGGTCCTTCTTCTGGGATGGAAGTTGTACTTGCAAGATCTACCATTCAAATCCAAATCGCAGCCCGGCAGATCCCCCTGAATTGGTCTTCGATCCGGAGCCCCACTCGTAAATAAGATTGAGCTCCATCCCCGTGAAAATCTTCATTCCCCAAGCAGGAATTGAGTAATCCAGACGATGCGTCCATTGAGACGAATTTATGATATTTCCCGTGGTGACCCAGAGGGAGGACTCAACAAGAATTCGAGGACTCATGAGTGTTGTGAAATACCCGATGGACCCTCCGTAGTTTAAAATGCTTTTCCAGGTGACGGTCTCGAGGTCAGTTCGTTCGAGAATTCCATCTTGCTGAAAGGAGGGACCAAATCCCCAATTTTTGTGGGGATAAAAGTAAAGAACACGCAGGAGACCGGTCGAAGTCTTGAGGTCTTGTTGGAGTGGAAGCTGGCTTTTTTCCTTGGGTTGCCAATCAAAGGATCTGAGTCGAAGGTGAAAAAGGGTACGCCCCTTTTCTCTGAGGGGAATATTGATGGCGAGATCGGTTGTCACTTTCGACCATCCCTGCAAATGCCCTTTAATTTGATTTTCGCCAATTGGTCTTAAATCAACATATTCAGGAACGAAAGCAAATTGAAGGGAGTACTCTCTCTCGTTCTGACTTGGCTGTTTAACGACTTCCGCGATTTCTGGCTGGATTGTCTGCGGAGTGGGAGATTCCTTTTGCGTGCCTAGGGAGGAATTTTCCTCTTTTGGGGGAGAAAATTTTGTTTTGAGTTCCTCACGACTTGCTTTTTTGGTTCCCTCTGGCACAGCAGGCTGACCATTTCCAGATGGCGCAATTCTGGTTTCGAATTCCTTTCTGAGATCAATCTCAGCCGCATTGCTAAAGAGGCCCATTCTTCCATTGTTTTGGCCTGCAGCCACGCGCCAATAATAGACTTGTTTAGAAAATGAATCCCAAGTGAACGATTCCTTCATAACTTTTTGAATAACAACTGGAATTTGGAAAGTGGGGTCTAGCGAAATTTCAATGATATAGAAGTCGGCACCGGGAACGGGCAGCCAATTAAAAACAGGCGCATGACTTTTCTTTTCTGATTTTGCTGTATTGAGTTCAGCGGCATCAAGTTCTGGAATTAGAACGAGAGAGAGTTTCTTGGCAAAGTTAAGGGTTCTATTCACGAGATAAGAAAACAGGTGGCCGTTTTTTGTTTTTTCTTTGAATGAACCCTTAGCTCCCTTTTTAGGCTCAATCTTATTCTCCGAATCTTCTTCGAATTTCGTTTTCCTCTTTTTCTCTGAATCCATTTTCAAATCGAAGCTCGCTGGCTCTCGCGAAGATGGGCCGATCAGTGTTGGTGCAGCCAAAGGATCAAGGGTTGAATAGAAAAGTTGATTGTAAGAAGGAGCAATGAGAAATCCCTCATTGTCTTCACCCACAATGCGCCAATAGAGAGGTCCCTTCTCTTTTGATTGAAATTGAACTTGAGTCGAAGTTACAACCTCTTCATCAACTAGGACTGCGAAGTCAGGGGCTAATGAAGTCTGGAGATGATAGCGCACCGCTTGACTTGAGGGAGACCACGAAAAGATGTCTCCCACACCAAATCGGATTCGGTCGCGAGGAAGGGGTGATAGGTAATTAATTCTTTTGCTTGGCCAGACACTCACGGGGAGTGAGGATGAGATTTGATCCCCTCGAGCGAGACTGAGGAAAAATGTACCGTTTCTGAAGGGTAGGTTAATTTCTGATTGATCAACCCCCAAACTGATGGAGGATTCCTCTCCTTCTTGACTCACTATTCGAATTGAGTCGGCCTTTCCTATCCACTTGAAATGTAAAAATACCGGAGACTTGTGAGTGTAGACACGATAGAGTTCCTTTTCAACTTCCCAGGCGAGTTCATCAGTGATTGATTGGCGGTCTCTGATTTTTCCATTATCAATAAGGACCCTTTGACCAGCATCGAGCGAGCCAGCGGTAGGTTCATCTTGCCGATCTTCGGTGCCATTTGATTTCGGATTGATCTTGACATGTCCAGATGCAACTTCGACCTCTATTTTTTCGTCTCCCACACTGCGAAGATTTATATCAGACCCTGCACCGGCCTCAATGACGAGTTCTCCTGCCTGAAAGTCAATCTTTTGGTCCTTCGTTCGAGATCTCATCGTTCCGCGCGCAAATTTCAGCCGAAGGTGTTCGTCCCTTCCCGCTTCAATAGGTTCTAAGACGACAAGCGTGTTTTCGTGGAGTTGAAGTTGGATATCCTCATTTAGTTCAATTTTGGCGGAGCTGTTAGAGAGAGTCAGAAGTGAATCAAAGGAATAGAGCTGATCCTTTGGGACAGATTCCTCCCAAATTAAAGATCCTCTCGTTTTGCGTCTCACGTTTTGATTGATTTGCAGAATAGATCCGATTTTCTGTTGATTGATTGAGAGAGAATTCAGATGCAAGGGATCAAGCGGTATAATTCCAAGATCTCCGAGCAACAAAGCAACCTCAATGATTAAGAGAGTGGTTGCTCCTGACAATAGATATCGATCCATATTCATGTATCTATTCGGAATATTTTCACTTCTACCTGATTGGCAGAGGCAACAAAAGGAAGATTTTCTTTGGGAGGCTGGACCTTAGTCGCAAAAAGAGGATGCATGGGTTTAAGAGATAATTTTTTCGGTACAATGTAAAAGTGAAAAATGACAGTTCAAGGGTCCATAAAATTTTAATCGTCGAGGATGATGCAACAGTTCTTGATGTGACAAGTGAGGCCTTGGTCCAAGCCGGATTTTTGACCGAGCGGGCATCGTCCGGAGAGGCGGCCGTTGCAAAGATTGAGGAGTTTAAGCCTGATTTGATTCTGTCTGACCATGATATGCCGCAGATGACCGGTCTTGATTTGCTTAAGACACTTCGCGCCAATAAGAACTATGTGAGTGTCATTTTCATTTCGGGTCGCTCGGAACTCAGGACAATTTGTCAGGCTCTGGAGTTTGGAGCCGACGATTATCTTCGGAAGCCTTTTAGATTTGAAGAGCTCATCGCTCGCGTAAGGGGATGTCTGCGAACCAAAGAGGTTCATGAACAACTTCAGATGGCCAATGAAAGATTGCTTGAAATGGTGGATCGGGACTTCTTGACCGGTCTCTATAACATGCGCACGATGTATGAAAAAATTGACTTTGAGCTAAAAAGGGCTCGTCGGTATGATCGGCAAATTGGCGTCGTCATGATCGATATGGATTATTTTAAGACCGTAAATGATCAAAATGATCATTTGTTTGGCAGCTACGTGCTGGCCGAGATGGGTAAGATACTTCAAGTAACGGTAAGAGAAAGTGATTATGCCGCTCGCTACGGGGGAGATGAGTTTCTTATTGTCTTAACCGAAGTTGACCAAAATGGGGCCGGAATTTTCTGTGAGCGACTCAGAACGCAGATTGAAAATCACACATTTCGAAATGAAAACTCCAGTATAAACTTGACTATTTCCCTCGGCTACGTCGTTAGCCAAGGTGAAAATGAAGTTGATGCCAGAACAATGGTTCGTAAGGCCGATCATGCGCTCTACGAGGCCAAGAGACTTGGTCGAAATCGAGCATTTTTTGGGTCCTTATAGGGATTATGTGAGCAGATAGATCTGCTATTTTTTTTGCACCTGCGCTTCTTCTTCGGAAGAGGCACCTTCCCACCACTTCTTCCACTCGACAATTGCTCTATCGATCTTTTCCTGAGAATCCTGTGGATCGATCTGCGGTCCCTCTTTGTAGCGAATGCGAAGGACTGATGTCATTCTCTGTAGAAGGCTGGCATCTTGAGTTTTTTCGAGGGCTTTTACCAAAACACCGAAGTTCTCGATTGAGGGCTTTTGGCGAATAGCTTGAACGATTTCTTCTTTAAGTTTGGGATCTTCGCCCGCGTTGGTTAGCACGGAATGATATATATGCTTGATCGCGGGAGACCAGGCAGATCCGAGTTCATGAACGGCATTCACTCTGCTGTCGGGAGCTTGAGTGTTGTCTTTTATGATAGCGAGATTTCTCGCGTGTCGATCTCGCCATAAATCCGTTGACATATCCATCAGAAAAGAGAAGGAGGAAGATGCAAGCAGCCAATTCAGCTCTGGCCTTTTGATTGCCCACAAATTGTCATTTAGTCTGAAAAACTGATAAATCTTGTCATCAGTCCTTAACGTAAATTGATTGGTTCCCTTTGTTGCGAGAAGACTCACTCGGCCTGAAATGTCGTATTTTATCAAGCGATTCCAAAAGTTGATTAAAAATAACCCACTCAGTAAAAAATGCGGAATCTTTGTTTATCCAATCAGAGCCTTGCTTTTCGAATTCTGCAAACAGGGCGCCGTCCTTTTCGATTTTCAGGTTTGAACCTATCTTTATATGTCCTTGATTTGGACCTGTGAACCAAGATCGATGAAGTGGCAAATAATAGATCCCATCTCCATCCATATCACCGCACTTTTTTCCTTCAGCAACTTGTTTGAGGGACAAATAAAACTGACGTTTAATTTTCTGATTACCACGCTGTGCCTCCGCGACCAAATCTGGCTGACCCAAATTTTTGGGACACTGTCCCTCAATTTTTGCATCAAAGAAGGGAAAGAATTTGGTCAGTTGTTCTAAGGTCACCACGGACTTTCCAATAAAGTATTTTCTTTCCCTTCGATTGATTGAAAATGTATCGTATCGAGAGCGGAAAGACCATTGATCCATTGCGTCTGCAAATGTAGTCGAGGACCAAAATAGCAAATTAAAAATGAGAAAAATTTTCGACAATTTCATCAATAGACCTCCCCTTTGCCCTTTTCGCCATGCCATTATTTCATGAATTCGATTTTCATTGCAATCATTTCACCTCAACCATTGAATGCTTCAGTCGAGAAAAAATCTCGACAAGTTGGGATGAAATTCGATTGCGCTCTGAAGGGTCTTTGAGACTGCGACCAAAGCTTTTTTCATTGATGTGGTCCAACCTCAGTTGACTGGAGAGGCATCCAAAAAACAGGCTCGCGAGAATATAAGGGTCAAAGGATGAGCTCACAAAGCCCTTTGATTGGGAATCCTTAAAATAATGGACGATCGTTTCGATGAGATTGAGGAAATTTTCCCTAAATACTTTTTCGGCCGGAGAGTGAAGCCGATCGTACTCGCGAATAATGATAAGGCCGATATCACGATCCTCTAAAAAAAGTTTGAAAAGGCTCTCCGCGAATAGTTTGAGGCGTAGGCGATAGTCTTGGAAATTAGCGGGAGACGCGAGGAGGTCGCGAGTGAATTGCAGGCGTGTGGAGCCAATTTCCTGCAAACAGGCTCGATAGAGTCCGGCCTTTCCCTTGAAATAATAGCTAATCATACTGGAATTCATTTTCGCTTCTTTTGCTATATCACGTATGGAAGTTCCGTTGAGACCGCGGCGTGCAAAAAGTCGCTTTGCGGCCGTGATCAGAGTCCTTTTGGAGTCTAGGTCCAGACCGTCCTTTGGTCGAGACTTAATACGTTTCCCTGCTTGTTTTTGGGCCAAAAAATCCCCTTTTTCGAGTCAATACTGGACTTTGATTGGTGTTACAAAACGACTAAGAATCGAGTATTAATCAAAAGACTGAAAAGTTCAATCAATTGATTGAATTCAAAAAGGTATTGAACTAAAACCTAATTAAACCAGCGAAGTGAGTTTCTCTTTCTTTTGGGAATGAGTTTTGTGGGCGCTAGACTTAATTGAGCAGGAGGCAATTGTGATACCATTCGATTTTTTCTACGGTATTTTTGATAATCAGGATCCAATTTGGGTGGCGTGGGTTGCGACAATTTTGGTCTTTGTTACGATTGGATATCTCGGCGCTCCTATATGGGCTTGGTCTGTCGCAGGCTTGTTAACGCTTGTGGGCTGGGGATGCCCTGCTATTTTGATTTATGCGGTCGCCGCTGTTTTGCTGATAGCAAATTTGAGGCCTCTTCGTCGAATTTTGATTTCTTCGGTCGTAATGAAAGTAATGAAGGTTCTTGGAGTTATTCCCAAGATCAGTGCAACTGAGAGAACAGCGCTGGAGGCTGGTGTTGTTTGGATGGAGAAGGAATTGTTTTCGGGGCGTCCGAATTTCAAGCTCCTCATGAGTCAAGCTTTTCCAAAACTCAATAAAGAGGAAGAGGATTTTCTCAATGGGCCGGTTGAGGAACTTTGCAGGATGGTTGATGATTGGAAAATCTATAAAGAGCGAGACATTCCTCCCGAGGTGATAGATTATATAAAGAAGAAGAAATTCCTGGGAATGATTATTCCTAAGGAATATGGTGGATTAGGATTTTCTCACTACGCTCACAGTCAGGTGATTCATAAAGTTTCTTCGCGATCTGCGGCCGTAGCTATTTTTGTGATGGTACCGAATTCCTTGGGACCGGCAGAACTGCTGAACCACTACGGCACGAAGAAACAAAAAGACTATTA encodes:
- a CDS encoding diguanylate cyclase, giving the protein MKNDSSRVHKILIVEDDATVLDVTSEALVQAGFLTERASSGEAAVAKIEEFKPDLILSDHDMPQMTGLDLLKTLRANKNYVSVIFISGRSELRTICQALEFGADDYLRKPFRFEELIARVRGCLRTKEVHEQLQMANERLLEMVDRDFLTGLYNMRTMYEKIDFELKRARRYDRQIGVVMIDMDYFKTVNDQNDHLFGSYVLAEMGKILQVTVRESDYAARYGGDEFLIVLTEVDQNGAGIFCERLRTQIENHTFRNENSSINLTISLGYVVSQGENEVDARTMVRKADHALYEAKRLGRNRAFFGSL
- a CDS encoding TetR family transcriptional regulator translates to MAQKQAGKRIKSRPKDGLDLDSKRTLITAAKRLFARRGLNGTSIRDIAKEAKMNSSMISYYFKGKAGLYRACLQEIGSTRLQFTRDLLASPANFQDYRLRLKLFAESLFKLFLEDRDIGLIIIREYDRLHSPAEKVFRENFLNLIETIVHYFKDSQSKGFVSSSFDPYILASLFFGCLSSQLRLDHINEKSFGRSLKDPSERNRISSQLVEIFSRLKHSMVEVK
- a CDS encoding HAMP domain-containing protein — its product is MKVIFSIRYKFLFVTTLLLVLSVGAYLGLAAKILKEDKTELVYDYNRSAVSNMASDIDTYFKGVADKIKIVAFFFNEKRGRSSRLMQELLENDAETVFVGGSNSFKSLDTSLFMNKVFMETYGLNDGFFMETLHLQKAIPFDRIRIDGEAVWNSTIQDGPPLIGFGRSVVEETDSGVPVRQYAVISYLRADKIMSSLGRGSLNEVFITNAQGEVLVHPLMAVMVAGLNPDALTQKALQHPLSTSVLPAEVDGEKILGAFSKAFNKKIVIISRVSEARAFNVVYRLIYRSLFFALIVLTAAFIAAILFSRSLTSPLETLIGGMRKVSNGDLGIQIIVKTRDEISLLADSFNRMIRDLGHSRKELEHINSELENKVRDRTRQLEIQNQAVKKAQEALLRTTRLAAVGEIAGRAAHEVLNPLTGIMSRIQKIQIRLQNHQGGETQLLSEILKSWEADISNGGMAKLVESWSTPSQIIEGATLFEEDLENIKTVGNSLSGEVGTTSADVDFLLKECQRINRIVQSMRSLSVVKGESKEHSIESLVRESIHIMADLASQMNSEIKMSVGDRKVTVLVDEDEFIQSMTNLIGNYLQGIKARESGPGGIAFKGLVEINIETLENKIKIHVKDNGVGVEPDHRQRLFETQFSTKPREEGTGLGLNISRRFIRSFGGDIYLQDSELKVGTEFVVELPIHLKSTEEKVSA
- a CDS encoding response regulator translates to MNSPVWDLPLLVVDDDAMVRGVVVDYLKDIGFTSILEAKNSQQGLKMIQNSKFPIGLVLSDWEMPGVSGLVLLKALRKNPHRKGTRFVMITSQRSMEKFKITQAAQWKVNAYIIKPFTCAVLREKIWQVMDWEDSDERKISG